TACCATCATTATTAAATCCTAAACGTTGCTGATATGAAGTACTCACCCATGGGTTACCACTTGGTTCTGAAGCATATTGCCCCGTTAAGTATCGGTTTGGATTGTTAACATCCGAATTATCTTTGAAAGCACCAGCACCTAAAAGGTCATTTACGTTTTGGTAGTGCATCCCTTTGTACGTACGTACATCTGCTCCAATATCAAATGTGAAGTTCTGTCCGAATTTTTTATTCAGGCTGATTACACCACCATACCAGTCATGTGAGTTCACAGAAGCAATTTTAGAAATACCGCTTCCACTGCTGTTCACCTGGCCTCCGCCAAATCCAGCATCACCAGCTCTTGCAGGAACTACTGTTCCATCAAGTAAGGTAATAGCCTGTCCTGAGTTGTAAGCATTAATTTTATTGATATCAATTTGTCCGTCTGGTGTTCTTAAATCACCTGCTGGTGTATATACGTTTTTACCACCGATAGAACCTACTGCAGAAGAACCTCCTCCACGACCCCATGATCCGTACAATACTGTTGCCAGTTTTGTAGTTTCATTGATTTGGTAATCCCAGTTTAAGGAAGCGATTGGTTTGTGGTAGTAGTTGGATTTAAAGCTATATTCCTCACCATTGTAAGTACCAAAATCCCTGTTATATCTTTTGTTTGGCTCTCCATCAGTACCTGCAGCTCTGTATTGTGCAATGGTTGGTGAAGTAAAACGTTGGTTGTGCGTTTGAGGAGCACCTGTAAAAGTCAATTGAAGGCTGTTTTTAGCATTGATTTCATAACCTAAACCAATGAAGTAGTTGTGTGCTTCAAATTTAGTTCCATCCACATATCCGTCTCCTGTTGTTCTGCTGAATAATACCGAAGCAGAAAGCCCATTATCCATTTTACCGGTAGAATATGTTGCTAAAAATTTCAGGTATTGGTCATTACCAATACTGTTAGAAAGCGTACCACCTTCTTTTTTATCAGCTGCACGGGTTACAATGTTTACTGTACCTCCTACAGATGAAATCGCCAGTTTGGAAGATCCCAAACCTCTTTGTACCTGCATGAATGTTGTAACGTCAGAGATACCTGCCCAGTTACTCCAGTAAACAGCACTGGTTTCCATATCATTAACCGGAACTCCATTCACCATGATAGCGATGTTTTTCTGGTCAAAACCACGAATGTTTATTCTTGAATCTCCAAAACCACCAGAACCTTTAGTCACATACACAGAAGGTGTGTTGTTCAGGATCTCCGGGAATTCCTGGTTACCCAGTTTTTCCTGAATTTCAGCAGCTTTGATGGTTGACATTGCTACCGGTGTTTTACGGTCTTTTGCAATATCCACAACGCCTGTTACGACTACATCATCCAATGATTCAGAATTTGAACTCAGTACGATTGTCCCTAAATTTTGTGTCTTGTTTGCAGCTACTTTAAAAGCAACTGTTTTAGTTTCATACCCTAAGAAAGTAATCACCAATTCTCCGGATTCTGTTGCACTGGTTAGTGTAAACTTTCCATCGATGTCGGTTACCACTGCAGTAGATGTTCCTTTAATTAAAACATTTGCTGAAGGAAGTGATCCACCCATCTGGCCATCTGTGATGGTTCCCGTAATTTTTCCTTGAGAAAATACCGTCGAAACGACCATAAAAAGCAGCCCTGACAGTAACCAATTTTTCATTGTTTTCATTGCGTTGTTTTGTTATTTAATATTTTCGGCAAAAATCCTATTTAAATACGAGTGCAATGTTAAGTTAGTGTTAACAAAAAGACGCCCTCAGGTTTGGTAATCCTACAAAAACAATTTCTTTAAACTATATGTTAAAAGTATTATATTTTTTACAATTAAGAAAACTTTATATAGCGATT
The Flavobacterium kingsejongi genome window above contains:
- a CDS encoding TonB-dependent receptor is translated as MKTMKNWLLSGLLFMVVSTVFSQGKITGTITDGQMGGSLPSANVLIKGTSTAVVTDIDGKFTLTSATESGELVITFLGYETKTVAFKVAANKTQNLGTIVLSSNSESLDDVVVTGVVDIAKDRKTPVAMSTIKAAEIQEKLGNQEFPEILNNTPSVYVTKGSGGFGDSRINIRGFDQKNIAIMVNGVPVNDMETSAVYWSNWAGISDVTTFMQVQRGLGSSKLAISSVGGTVNIVTRAADKKEGGTLSNSIGNDQYLKFLATYSTGKMDNGLSASVLFSRTTGDGYVDGTKFEAHNYFIGLGYEINAKNSLQLTFTGAPQTHNQRFTSPTIAQYRAAGTDGEPNKRYNRDFGTYNGEEYSFKSNYYHKPIASLNWDYQINETTKLATVLYGSWGRGGGSSAVGSIGGKNVYTPAGDLRTPDGQIDINKINAYNSGQAITLLDGTVVPARAGDAGFGGGQVNSSGSGISKIASVNSHDWYGGVISLNKKFGQNFTFDIGADVRTYKGMHYQNVNDLLGAGAFKDNSDVNNPNRYLTGQYASEPSGNPWVSTSYQQRLGFNNDGKVNWVGGFTQLEYATEKLTAFIQGALSNEGFKRIDHFKYLSTDPLSETKYENILGGNVKGGVNYNLNEQHNVYVNAGYYSKQPFFNAVYPNNTSIVNPYLTNEKITGFEAGYGFRSSFFTANVNVYYTSWKDRNLRQNITSGDNAGGYLDFRGLSEIHTGVELEMTAKITDDLRLNGMFSMGSWSYDGNAIVNTYDVSNNPIGAANQSLYMNGVKVGDAAQTTASVGATYKVVKGLSVDANYRFNDKLYALISPQNFTSPNNQGSLELPSYGLMDAGVTFRVPVGKSEKQNLNFRFNMNNVLNKLYISESRTNTFAKTQNDFMTGGAPDVAAYNAYQATLYKGLDPNNQVYFGFGRTWNFSVAYNF